One genomic window of Diospyros lotus cultivar Yz01 chromosome 8, ASM1463336v1, whole genome shotgun sequence includes the following:
- the LOC127807129 gene encoding zinc finger protein ZAT10-like: MALEALNSPTAATAPFHHETAASLSYLRESWAKGKRSKRPRMEIGNPPTEEEYLALCLIMLARGGSGRNSPASSPPPPSEPKHVYKCSVCDKAFGSYQALGGHKASHRKLAGGEDQSTTSTSTSTTTAGNTTTAPAPGGGKTHQCSICHKCFPSGQALGGHKRCHYEGGNTSEGGVAGSSGRSSSEGVGSTISHRGFDLNLPAWPEFFSGFTEDEVTSPHPSKKPRFLMPAISKVSGEDHQIKKLGLNL; this comes from the coding sequence ATGGCTCTTGAAGCTCTCAACTCTCCCACCGCCGCCACCGCGCCCTTCCACCACGAAACCGCCGCCAGCCTCAGCTATCTCCGGGAGTCGTGGGCTAAGGGCAAGCGCTCGAAGCGTCCGCGTATGGAGATCGGAAATCCGCCCACCGAGGAAGAGTACCTCGCTCTCTGCCTTATCATGCTCGCTCGCGGCGGCTCTGGACGCAACTCCCCGGCCTCCTCCCCTCCGCCGCCCTCGGAGCCGAAACATGTCTACAAGTGTAGCGTTTGCGACAAGGCGTTTGGATCCTACCAGGCCCTAGGCGGTCACAAGGCCAGCCACCGGAAGCTCGCGGGCGGCGAAGACCAGTCGACGacctccacctccacctccaccaCCACCGCTGGCAACACGACTACCGCCCCTGCCCCCGGCGGAGGTAAAACGCACCAGTGCTCCATCTGCCACAAGTGCTTCCCCAGCGGCCAGGCCTTGGGCGGACACAAGCGGTGCCACTACGAAGGCGGCAACACTAGCGAAGGAGGCGTTGCCGGAAGCAGCGGGCGCTCCTCGTCGGAAGGGGTGGGCTCCACAATCAGCCACCGTGGCTTCGACCTGAACCTGCCTGCCTGGCCAGAATTCTTCTCCGGATTCACGGAGGACGAGGTCACGAGTCCTCATCCGTCGAAGAAGCCGCGTTTTCTGATGCCGGCGATATCCAAAGTCTCCGGCGAAGACCACCAGATCAAAAAATTAGGGCTCAATCTGTAG